The following proteins are co-located in the Solea senegalensis isolate Sse05_10M linkage group LG12, IFAPA_SoseM_1, whole genome shotgun sequence genome:
- the LOC122778773 gene encoding protocadherin beta-16-like: MGDKGLSAVHLIFFLVCFIATLQLVHGDLSYSIPEEMNRGSVIGNVAKDLGVDLRTLSSRKARVDFEGTQKRYCEMNLNTGDVITSEKIDRESLCGKKPSCVLKVDLVLENPLELHRVSLHIQDVNDNSPKFKKNLIEMEISESSEKGNRFSIEKAHDADIGQNTIQRYSLQKNDHFILVVDSNKVELVLENKLDREKEKEMNLLLTALDGGSPQRSGTVVIHVTVLDANDNDPVFSQAVYKASLPENSPPDTVVITVSATDADEGVNGDVTYDFGHMSEDEINMFSIDPKTGRITVTALIDFEETSSFEMTVEAKDGLGLTSYAKVIIDVTDINDNAPVIYLKSLTNPIPESVSPGTEVGIINVQDRDSEKNKQVRCSIQQNVPFKLVPSIKNYYSLVTTGQLDRELVSDYNITISATDEGSPPLSSSKTVQLSVADINDNPPVFEEQSYSAYVTENNKPGSTLCSVSARDPDWRQNGTVIYSLLPGEVNGAPVSSYMSVNGDTGVIHAVRSFDYEQLRSFKVQVMARDNGSPPLSSNVTVSVFISDVNDNSPQILYPALEGNSFMTELVPKAAHGGSLVSKVIAVDADSGQNAWLSYHIVTSTEPGLFTIGVHSGEIRTQRDISESDSMKQNLVVAVKDNGQPSLSATCSMYLIISDNLAEVTELKDISSDENNSKLTSYLIIALVSVSTFFLTFIIIILGVRFCRRRKPRLLFDGAVAIPSAYLPPNYADVDGTGTLRSTYNYDAYLTTGSRTSDFKFVTSYNDNTLPADQTIRKSPSDFADPFEDFEDSVEVGAFEASCQHFM; encoded by the coding sequence AACACCGGAGATGTGATCACATCGGAGAAAATCGACAGAGAAAGCCTTTGTGGCAAGAAACCGTCGTGCGTTTTGAAAGTAGATCTGGTGTTAGAAAACCCGTTGGAGCTTCATCGTGTTAGTCTCCATATTCAAGATGTAAATGACAATTCaccaaaattcaaaaagaaTTTGATTGAAATGGAGATAAGCGAGTCATCTGAAAAGGGTAACCGCTTCTCCATTGAGAAGGCCCATGACGCAGATATAGGTCAAAATACTATTCAGAGATACAGCCTACAAAAGAACGATCATTTTATACTTGTTGTTGACAGTAATAAGGTTGAACTCgtattagaaaataaacttgatcgagagaaagaaaaagagatgaaTTTGCTTCTGACAGCTTTGGATGGTGGTTCTCCTCAGAGATCAGGTACCGTAGTCATACACGTCACTGTGCTAGATGCTAATGATAATGACCCAGTGTTTAGCCAGGCCGTTTATAAAGCCAGTCTGCCTGAAAACTCTCCTCCTGATACTGTGGTGATTACTGTCAGTGCTACTGATGCAGATGAAGGAGTAAATGGAGATGTGACATATGACTTTGGACACATGTCTGAGGAcgaaataaatatgttttctattGATCCCAAAACAGGAAGGATTACAGTAACTGCTTTAATTGACTTTGAAGAAACAAGTTCATTTGAAATGACAGTTGAAGCCAAAGATGGTCTAGGACTAACATCGTATGCTAAAGTTATTATCGATGTTACCGATATAAACGATAACGCTCCAGTTATTTACCTGAAATCACTGACTAACCCCATACCTGAGAGCGTGTCACCTGGTACAGAGGTGGGCATCATTAACGTACAGGACAGAgactcagagaaaaacaaacaggtccGCTGCTCAATTCAGCAAAATGTCCCTTTTAAATTAGTTCCTTcaattaaaaactattattctCTGGTGACCACAGGACAATTGGACCGTGAACTAGTGTCTGATTACAACATTACAATCAGTGCCACTGACGAGGgctctccacctctgtcctcctctaaAACTGTTCAGTTATCCGTAGCTGACATCAACGACAACCCACCTGTGTTTGAGGAACAGTCCTACAGCGcatatgtgactgaaaataacaaacctGGCTCCACTTTATGTTCCGTTTCTGCTCGAGACCCCGACTGGAGACAAAACGGTACAGTGATTTATTCTCTGTTACCTGGTGAGGTGAACGGTGCCCCAGTGTCCTCCTATATGTCAGTGAACGGAGACACGGGGGTGATCCACGCTGTGAGATCGTTTGATTATGAACAGCTGAGGAGCTTTAAAGTCCAGGTGATGGCCAGAGACAACggttctcctccactcagcagTAACGTGACCGTCAGTGTTTTCATATCTGATGTGAACGACAACTCTCCTCAGATACTGTATCCCGCCCTCGAGGGCAACTCCTTCATGACTGAGCTGGTCCCCAAAGCTGCACACGGAGGCTCTCTGGTGTCCAAAGTGATAGCAGTGGACGCGGACTCCGGACAGAACGCCTGGCTCTCCTATCATATAGTTACATCCACTGAGCCTGGACTTTTCACTATAGGTGTCCACAGTGGAGAGATCAGGACACAGCGAGACATTTCAGAATCTGACAGCATGAAACAGAACCTTGTTGTGGCGGTGAAAGATAACGGacagccctctctctctgccacctgctccatgtatttaattatttctgataACTTGGCTGAGGTGACAGAACTGAAGGACATTTCTTCTGATGAGAATAATTCCAAACTGACCTCTTATCTGATCATCGCCCTCGTGTCTGTGTCCACTTTTTTCttgaccttcatcatcatcatcttggGTGTGAGGTTTTGTCGCAGGAGAAAGCCCAGACTGTTGTTTGACGGAGCAGTCGCCATCCCCAGCGCCTATCTCCCTCCTAATTACGCAGATGTTGACGGCACAGGAACTTTACGCAGCACTTACAATTACGACGCCTACCTGACAACAGGTTCTCGAACGAGTGACTTTAAGTTTGTGACAtcttacaatgacaacacactgcCTGCTGACCAGACTATAAGGAAAAGTCCCAGTGACTTTGCTGATCCGTTTGAAGACTTTGAGGACTCTGTCGAGGTAGGGGCATTTGAAGCTTCTTGTCAACATTTTATGTAA